AAATCACTGGGATTCAAGCATAATTTCAGAGGAGATCAAGTAGATGGCAACTAAAAAAGCTGGTGGTTCAACTCGTAACGGTCGCGATTCTGAAGCTAAACGCCTTGGTGTTAAACGTTTCGGTGGCGAATCTGTATTAGCAGGTAGCATCATTGTTCGTCAACGTGGTACTAAGTTCCACGCTGGTAGCAATGTAGGTATGGGTAAAGACCACACCTTATTCGCAACTGCAGATGG
This portion of the Haemophilus haemolyticus genome encodes:
- the rpmA gene encoding 50S ribosomal protein L27; translation: MATKKAGGSTRNGRDSEAKRLGVKRFGGESVLAGSIIVRQRGTKFHAGSNVGMGKDHTLFATADGKVKFEVKGEKSRKYVSIVTE